From the Budorcas taxicolor isolate Tak-1 chromosome 1, Takin1.1, whole genome shotgun sequence genome, one window contains:
- the NUDT16 gene encoding U8 snoRNA-decapping enzyme has product MAGMRRLELAEALHLGPGWRHACHAMLYAPDPGLLFGRIPLRYAVLMQMRFDGRLGFPGGFVDLRDGSLEDGLNRELGEELGEAAAAFRVERADYRSSHAGSRPRVVAHFYTKLLTLEQLTAVEMGAPRARDHGLEVLGLVRVPLYTLRDGVGGLPAFLENTFIGNAREQLLEAVQNLGLLEPGSFAHLKISTPP; this is encoded by the exons ATGGCTGGCATGCGTAGGCTTGAGCTGGCGGAAGCCCTGCATCTTGGGCCGGGCTGGCGGCACGCGTGCCACGCAATGCTCTACGCACCGGACCCAGGGCTGCTCTTTGGCCGCATTCCGCTACGCTACGCCGTGCTG atgcAGATGCGCTTTGATGGgcgcctgggcttccctggcggcttcgTGGACTTGCGCGACGGCAGCTTGGAGGACGGGCTGAATCGCGAGTTGGGCGAAGAGCTGGGCGAGGCTGCGGCCGCCTTTCGTGTGGAGCGCGCTGACTACCGCAGCTCCCACGCTGGGTCGCGGCCGCGCGTTGTGGCGCACTTCTACACTAAGCTCCTGACCCTGGAGCAGCTGACTGCGGTGGAGATGGGCGCGCCGCGCGCCCGAGACCACGGGCTGGAG GTGCTGGGCCTGGTGCGGGTGCCCCTGTATACCCTGCGAGATGGTGTGGGAggcctgcctgccttcctggaGAATACCTTTATTGGAAATGCACGGGAACAGCTGCTGGAAGCCGTCCAGAACCTGGGACTGCTGGAACCTGGCTCTTTTGCACACCTTAAGATTTCAACTCCTCCCTAG